One region of Bacteroidota bacterium genomic DNA includes:
- a CDS encoding NTP transferase domain-containing protein, whose amino-acid sequence MNKNNYCVIMAGGVGSRFWPLSRKTYPKQFIDILGTGKTFLQHTFERFAKICEAENIFIVTNEIYKSKVLEQLPQIKANQVLGEPLMRNTAPCIAYANYKIQKLNPNANIIVAPSDHLILDENEFIDVINNGLEFTKNSDTLLTLGMKPSRPETGYGYIQINKEEKIGTSINKVKTFTEKPDIETAKMFQESGEFFWNSGIFIWSLKSIMKSFEINLNEVNSLFSEGIQNLNTEKEVEFINKIYPKCKNISIDYGIMEKAENVYVYLADFGWSDLGTWGSLYEHSRLDDNNNAVFGDNVFLYDSKNCIVNIPKNKLIVLQGLDDYIVVDSNDALLVCKKKDEQQIKKFVHDISKVDDEKYI is encoded by the coding sequence ATGAATAAAAATAATTATTGTGTTATAATGGCTGGTGGTGTTGGTAGTAGATTCTGGCCTTTAAGCCGTAAAACTTACCCAAAACAGTTCATTGATATTTTAGGTACCGGAAAAACATTTTTGCAACACACTTTTGAAAGGTTTGCCAAAATTTGCGAAGCCGAAAATATTTTTATTGTAACAAATGAGATTTATAAAAGTAAGGTTTTAGAGCAGTTGCCTCAAATAAAAGCTAATCAGGTTTTAGGTGAGCCACTTATGCGAAATACAGCACCTTGCATTGCTTATGCAAACTATAAAATTCAAAAACTAAATCCTAATGCCAACATTATTGTAGCGCCTTCAGATCATTTGATTTTAGATGAAAACGAATTTATAGATGTTATAAATAATGGCTTAGAATTCACTAAAAATTCTGATACTTTATTGACATTGGGCATGAAACCAAGCCGACCCGAAACTGGCTACGGATATATTCAGATAAATAAAGAAGAAAAAATTGGAACCTCAATAAATAAGGTGAAAACCTTTACGGAAAAGCCAGATATAGAAACGGCCAAAATGTTTCAGGAAAGTGGCGAATTCTTTTGGAATTCAGGAATATTCATTTGGTCTTTAAAATCTATAATGAAATCGTTCGAGATTAATCTAAACGAAGTAAACTCCTTGTTTAGTGAAGGGATTCAAAATTTAAATACTGAAAAAGAAGTCGAATTTATTAATAAGATTTATCCTAAATGTAAAAATATTTCCATTGATTATGGAATAATGGAAAAAGCCGAAAATGTTTATGTCTATCTTGCCGATTTTGGATGGTCTGATTTAGGAACTTGGGGTTCGTTATACGAGCATAGTAGGCTCGATGATAATAATAATGCGGTTTTTGGAGACAATGTTTTCCTTTACGATTCGAAAAATTGCATAGTGAATATTCCAAAAAATAAATTAATAGTACTTCAAGGTTTAGATGATTATATAGTTGTTGATTCTAATGATGCTTTGCTTGTTTGCAAAAAGAAAGATGAGCAACAAATCAAAAAATTTGTTCATGATATAAGCAAAGTTGATGACGAAAAATATATTTAG
- a CDS encoding YicC family protein: MIVSMTGFGKSICELEAKKITLEIKSLNSKQLDIFTKIPSRYKEKDLEIRKKISTTLTRGKIEFSFYVESKAVESKSKINKEVVKDYYSQIADIAAELGISVSEAIIESILRLPESFSANFEETTDTEWEKISNSIDEALSELNNFRNQEGLALGKDIESRIKIISNKIPEIELLEPQRIGNIKSKLESSLQEFIEKKSFDQNRFEQELIYYLEKIDITEEKIRLQNHCDYFFQTIKENGMNGKKLNFISQEIGREINTIGSKANFSQIQKIVIQMKDELEKVKEQLLNVL; encoded by the coding sequence ATGATAGTATCGATGACTGGTTTTGGGAAAAGCATTTGCGAACTCGAAGCTAAAAAAATTACTTTAGAGATTAAATCTTTAAACAGCAAACAGCTTGACATTTTCACTAAAATTCCATCCAGATATAAAGAAAAAGACTTAGAAATAAGGAAAAAAATCTCTACTACACTTACAAGAGGGAAAATTGAATTTTCCTTTTATGTAGAATCAAAAGCCGTTGAAAGCAAATCAAAAATTAATAAAGAAGTAGTTAAGGATTATTATTCTCAAATTGCTGATATTGCCGCTGAGTTGGGAATTTCGGTATCTGAAGCTATTATTGAATCTATATTGCGTCTTCCGGAAAGTTTTAGTGCAAATTTTGAAGAAACTACAGATACGGAATGGGAAAAAATCTCAAATAGCATTGATGAAGCATTGTCTGAACTTAATAATTTTAGAAATCAAGAAGGATTAGCTTTAGGAAAAGATATTGAAAGTAGGATAAAAATCATTTCGAATAAAATTCCTGAAATTGAATTGCTTGAACCTCAAAGAATTGGAAATATCAAATCGAAACTTGAGTCTTCACTACAAGAATTTATTGAAAAGAAAAGTTTTGATCAAAATCGTTTTGAACAAGAGTTGATTTATTATCTTGAAAAAATTGATATTACCGAAGAAAAAATCAGACTTCAAAATCATTGCGACTATTTTTTTCAGACCATAAAAGAAAATGGCATGAATGGCAAGAAATTAAATTTTATTTCTCAAGAAATTGGTAGAGAAATAAACACTATTGGCTCGAAAGCAAATTTTAGTCAAATTCAGAAAATAGTTATTCAAATGAAAGATGAATTGGAAAAAGTGAAGGAGCAATTGCTTAATGTTTTATAA
- the gldL gene encoding gliding motility protein GldL: MLNISEIVQGKAWKNGMAKLYGWGAAVVILGALFKINHYPYASEMLLVGLGTEALIFFFSAFEPLHVEYDWSLVYPELAGMGFDEEFELERGMKGSGSLADAILEKADIGQDVFEKLGEGLRNLSETASMMSDVSDASVATKEYVTNVTSASESMSTLSESSIQTAEIVTKSGESYQQLADKISTDFSTVTSSGEMYGQQIEKMNKSLSSLNSVYELQLKGSDEHMKISQQVYSGLGKMMTNLNDSVENTQKYKEEISKLGEKLESLNTVYGNMLSAMNIK, from the coding sequence ATGTTAAACATTTCTGAAATTGTACAAGGAAAGGCATGGAAAAATGGGATGGCGAAGTTATATGGTTGGGGTGCTGCAGTTGTAATCTTAGGTGCCTTATTTAAAATAAATCACTATCCATATGCCAGCGAGATGTTATTAGTTGGTTTAGGAACCGAAGCATTAATTTTCTTCTTCTCAGCTTTCGAACCACTACATGTTGAATATGATTGGAGTTTAGTATATCCTGAATTAGCAGGAATGGGATTCGATGAGGAATTTGAATTGGAAAGAGGAATGAAAGGCTCGGGAAGTTTAGCAGATGCAATCTTAGAAAAAGCCGATATTGGTCAAGATGTCTTCGAAAAACTTGGCGAAGGTTTGCGCAATTTGAGCGAAACAGCCTCAATGATGTCAGATGTGTCAGATGCTTCAGTTGCAACTAAAGAATATGTAACAAATGTTACATCTGCCTCAGAATCAATGAGTACACTATCAGAATCGTCAATACAAACAGCAGAGATTGTAACAAAATCTGGCGAATCGTATCAGCAATTGGCTGACAAAATATCTACCGATTTTTCTACTGTTACTTCAAGTGGAGAAATGTATGGACAACAAATAGAAAAAATGAACAAAAGTTTATCTTCATTAAATTCGGTTTATGAATTGCAACTTAAAGGAAGCGACGAGCATATGAAAATTTCTCAGCAGGTATATTCCGGTTTAGGTAAAATGATGACCAATTTGAATGATTCGGTAGAAAATACTCAAAAATATAAAGAAGAAATCTCAAAACTTGGTGAGAAATTAGAATCATTAAATACTGTTTATGGAAACATGCTTTCAGCAATGAACATCAAATAG
- the gldN gene encoding gliding motility protein GldN has translation MKRAIVLILAVLTLIIGNYSKAYSQDVLNGIYVKERDRLRKPIPWVPLREADVMWSKTIQRKIDLREKINHPLYYPIKPILERMSLIDLLLVGIKGELEGEPIIAFDPDGWAGTEFDSPMTFTDIEEKFDATDKYMDIVDVESGDMILDTIKGEINSSEVKQYLIKEIWYFDRKYSTLQVRIVGICPIREYQKDIGGEGLLIEDEGMQEITYKKLFWVNFDQLRPILANHEVFNPFNDAERRSFDDIFYKRKFGSYVVQESNVYNDRNINQYSLGSNSQQEAERVKDWIMETEHDLWSY, from the coding sequence ATGAAAAGAGCAATTGTTTTAATATTAGCAGTACTGACCTTGATTATTGGAAATTATTCCAAAGCATATAGTCAAGATGTACTTAATGGTATTTATGTAAAAGAAAGAGATAGGCTCAGAAAACCGATACCGTGGGTACCTCTTAGAGAAGCCGATGTTATGTGGTCGAAAACAATACAGCGAAAAATTGATTTACGAGAAAAAATAAATCATCCTCTTTATTATCCCATAAAACCAATATTAGAACGAATGAGCTTAATAGACTTGTTGCTGGTTGGCATAAAAGGAGAACTTGAAGGAGAACCAATAATTGCTTTCGACCCGGACGGTTGGGCAGGTACAGAGTTTGACAGTCCAATGACATTTACAGATATTGAGGAAAAATTTGATGCAACTGATAAGTATATGGACATAGTGGATGTAGAATCTGGCGATATGATTCTTGATACTATTAAAGGCGAAATTAACTCATCTGAAGTAAAACAATATTTAATTAAGGAAATATGGTATTTCGACAGAAAATATAGCACTCTTCAAGTTAGAATAGTAGGAATTTGTCCTATACGTGAATATCAAAAGGATATCGGCGGCGAAGGTCTTCTAATTGAAGATGAAGGAATGCAGGAAATTACATACAAAAAACTTTTCTGGGTAAACTTCGATCAGTTGCGACCGATACTTGCAAATCACGAAGTTTTTAATCCTTTTAATGATGCTGAGCGTAGGTCTTTCGATGATATTTTCTACAAAAGAAAATTTGGTAGTTACGTAGTTCAAGAATCAAATGTTTACAACGATAGAAATATTAACCAATATTCATTAGGCTCTAATTCTCAACAAGAGGCAGAAAGAGTAAAAGATTGGATAATGGAAACAGAACATGATCTTTGGAGCTATTAA
- the gldM gene encoding gliding motility protein GldM, with protein sequence MGAKNCPETPRQRMIAMMYLVLTALLALNVSREIVEAFIIIEDGLSKTVENIGKKNNTIYANFRQAESENPKKVKEWREYADVAKRSSDQMFDYIQDIKIELIEKADGDDQIAVKGRLVYPDSILKNDNITIGSEIMIGATANGRAYQLREEFDKFKETISGLILEKDVEFKNSIDKNLSLLDPPNKVTQNITWENAHFQERPLIAIITLLSKMQGDVRNAESDVISYLYKQIDASSFKFNKLDAVVKAKSNYVFKGGVYEAEVFLAAFDTTQKPTIYIGPIDSTINDDGTWNLKMKGELGINYDTLSIHNSIGKYSVPCNTLNPSVKWGGLIYYKTPEGRINKYRFSNEYQVAESQVVVSPSKMNVFYLGVKNPIDISVPGVPIENITPRINNGTISKDKDGGYIVKPKTITTKSKKTFVTVFATIDGKEREMGKAEFRVKKLPNPVAKVAMSKGGRIAKNLLLAQNGVLAELENSDFDATFKVVEFSVSTVVQGYEQKKSSRSNKFTNQQKELLNKLNRGQRVFFEGIKAKGPDKLTRDLPPIVFKIK encoded by the coding sequence ATGGGTGCAAAAAATTGTCCGGAAACCCCCAGGCAGAGAATGATTGCAATGATGTATTTAGTGCTTACAGCATTATTGGCACTTAATGTATCAAGAGAAATTGTTGAAGCTTTTATTATTATTGAAGATGGTTTGTCAAAAACTGTTGAAAATATTGGAAAAAAGAACAACACTATATATGCAAATTTTAGGCAAGCAGAATCAGAAAATCCAAAGAAAGTTAAGGAATGGAGAGAATATGCTGATGTTGCTAAAAGAAGCTCTGATCAAATGTTTGATTATATTCAAGATATTAAAATTGAGCTAATTGAAAAAGCTGATGGAGATGATCAAATTGCCGTCAAAGGGCGACTGGTTTATCCGGATTCTATTTTGAAAAATGATAATATCACTATTGGATCTGAAATAATGATAGGAGCTACAGCTAATGGAAGAGCATATCAACTTAGAGAGGAATTCGACAAATTTAAAGAAACTATTTCTGGCTTAATTCTCGAAAAAGATGTGGAATTTAAAAACTCGATCGATAAAAATCTGTCTTTATTAGATCCTCCAAACAAAGTAACTCAGAATATTACCTGGGAAAACGCACATTTTCAGGAAAGACCTCTAATTGCAATAATAACACTCTTGTCAAAAATGCAAGGTGATGTTAGAAATGCGGAGTCTGATGTTATCAGCTATTTGTATAAACAAATTGATGCAAGCTCGTTTAAATTTAATAAACTAGATGCTGTTGTAAAAGCAAAATCGAATTATGTTTTTAAAGGTGGTGTGTACGAAGCTGAAGTTTTTCTTGCTGCCTTTGATACCACCCAAAAGCCAACTATTTACATAGGACCTATAGACTCTACCATAAATGATGATGGAACATGGAATCTAAAAATGAAGGGAGAGCTAGGTATAAATTATGATACCTTATCAATACATAATAGTATAGGTAAATATTCTGTACCCTGTAATACTTTAAACCCAAGTGTAAAATGGGGTGGATTAATATATTATAAAACACCGGAAGGTCGTATCAATAAATACAGATTTAGCAATGAATATCAAGTGGCGGAATCACAGGTTGTAGTTTCTCCAAGCAAGATGAATGTATTTTACCTTGGTGTAAAGAATCCTATAGATATTTCTGTTCCAGGTGTACCTATTGAAAATATTACACCTCGTATAAATAATGGAACAATATCAAAAGATAAAGATGGAGGATACATTGTAAAACCAAAGACCATAACCACAAAATCGAAGAAAACATTTGTTACTGTTTTTGCAACTATTGATGGAAAAGAAAGAGAAATGGGTAAAGCAGAATTCCGTGTTAAGAAGCTTCCCAATCCGGTTGCAAAAGTTGCGATGAGTAAAGGAGGACGAATAGCTAAAAACTTACTTTTGGCACAAAATGGTGTTCTTGCCGAATTAGAAAACTCCGATTTCGATGCAACATTTAAAGTAGTTGAATTTTCAGTTTCCACTGTAGTGCAAGGGTATGAACAAAAGAAATCGTCGAGAAGCAACAAATTTACAAACCAACAAAAAGAATTACTAAACAAACTTAATCGCGGGCAACGAGTATTTTTCGAAGGTATAAAAGCAAAAGGTCCTGATAAATTAACTCGAGACCTACCACCTATTGTGTTTAAAATTAAATAA